One segment of Salvia splendens isolate huo1 chromosome 20, SspV2, whole genome shotgun sequence DNA contains the following:
- the LOC121782207 gene encoding probable apyrase 7 isoform X1, with protein MKPKSPSKSKIQIAGFSNSNNPRLKKLAVVSLLVILILGLVTVYLIFKHREKSSSFFTVVLDCGSTGSRVNVFEWIGNGSGNLPILLHSYPENVNGSNGCRYHCFQTEPGLHNFVNDSIGVRASLEPLIRYAEQWVPLERRRVTPIFVLATAGMRRLRAEAARRVLGDVESVVKEHSFLHRRSWIRVLSGKEEAYYGWVALNYKFGVLESSSRQPSLGLLDLGGSSLQVVAEGGIQVGEEHTVRSKIGPVGHDLAAYSLPAFGLNEAFDRTIVMLSHTEALRGSGGGLFEVRHPCLGSGFVQNYTCRGCLGVDSRASRDLEEEGLNNVFLVGEPDWKRCEIVARAAAINASSLEWSDQLNQSECHGLFSSGEGTAELNLTKTLHAVSRYHALSGFFAFHNVLNLSQRANLTMMSEAGQRLCSRQWSGGNNINAQNCFRVAYLTSLLANALCLSNVEIIFGPGDVSWTLGASLVEGDFPWHRAERSGDGKFTLKDTVGRPSTILVFILLSSLLVIVYFCQIKLPMPGRKNVGSRTPLPSYLCPKR; from the exons ATGAAGCCGAAGTCGCCATCGAAATCGAAGATCCAAATCGCGGGGTTTTCCAATTCCAACAATCCCAGATTGAAGAAGCTCGCTGTTGTCTCCCTTTTGGTAATACTGATCTTAGGTTTAGTTAcggtatatttaatttttaaacatCGCGAGAAATCAAGCTCATTTTTCACTGTTGTATTGGACTGTGGAAGCACCGGATCCAGAGTGAATGTGTTTGAATGGATCGGAAATGGGAGTGGGAATTTACCTATTTTATTGCATAGTTATCCAGAAAATGTGAATGGGAGCAATGGCTGCCGATATCACTGCTTTCAAACTGAGCCTGGTTTGCACAATTTTGTTAATGATTCAATCGGGGTTAGGGCTTCTTTGGAGCCATTGATCAGATATGCAGAGCAATGGGTGCCTCTGGAGAGGCGTAGGGTGACGCCTATATTCGTTTTAGCTACTGCCGGAATGAGGAGGTTGAGGGCTGAGGCTGCACGTCGTGTTTTGGGTGATGTCGAGAGTGTAGTAAAAGAGCACAGCTTCTTGCATAGGAGGAGCTGGATCAGGGTGTTGAGTGGGAAGGAAGAAGCATATTATGGTTGGGTTGCTTTGAACTACAAATTTGGGGTTTTGGAGAGCTCATCAAGGCAACCCTCGTTGGGGCTTCTTGATTTAGGAGGCTCCTCGTTGCAGGTGGTGGCTGAAGGAGGCATTCAAGTGGGAGAAGAGCATACTGTTAGATCAAAGATTGGGCCAGTTGGGCATGATCTTGCAGCTTATTCATTACCAGCTTTTGGCCTGAATGAAGCTTTTGATAGGACAATTGTTATGCTTAGTCACACTGAGGCCCTCAGAGGAAGTGGTGGTGGCTTGTTTGAAGTGAGGCATCCATGTCTAGGTTCGGGTTTTGTCCAAAACTACACATGCCGTGGCTGCTTAGGTGTCGATTCTAGAGCCTCGAGGGATTTGGAAGAGGAAGGACTGAACAATGTGTTTCTTGTTGGAGAACCAGATTGGAAGCGGTGTGAGATAGTTGCAAGGGCAGCTGCTATTAACGCAAGCAGTTTGGAGTGGTCAGATCAGCTAAATCAATCAGAATGCCATGGCTTGTTTTCTTCTGGAGAGG GCACTGCAGAGCTTAACCTAACCAAAACATTGCATGCAGTCTCAAGATATCATGCACTGTCTGGTTTTTTCGCTTTCCATAATGTCTTGAACTTGAGTCAGAGGGCAAACCTAACCATGATGTCGGAGGCGGGGCAGAGATTATGCTCCAGACAGTGGTCTGGTGGGAACAACATCAACGCACAGAACTGTTTCCGAGTTGCCTATCTGACATCGCTTTTGGCAAACGCCCTTTGTCTGAGCAATGTGGAAATCATATTCGGACCAGGAGATGTCTCTTGGACGCTAGGTGCTTCCCTAGTCGAAGGAGATTTCCCGTGGCATCGAGCAGAGAGGTCGGGAGATGGTAAGTTCACGCTAAAAGACACGGTAGGGAGACCTTCAACGATATTGGTTTTTATTTTACTGTCATCGCTTCTGGTTATTGTTTATTTCTGTCAAATCAAGCTTCCTATGCCAGGAAGGAAGAATGTTGGTTCTAGAACACCATTGCCCTCTTATTTGTGTCCTAAACGTTAG
- the LOC121782207 gene encoding probable apyrase 7 isoform X2, giving the protein MKPKSPSKSKIQIAGFSNSNNPRLKKLAVVSLLVILILGLVTVYLIFKHREKSSSFFTVVLDCGSTGSRVNVFEWIGNGSGNLPILLHSYPENVNGSNGCRYHCFQTEPGLHNFVNDSIGVRASLEPLIRYAEQWVPLERRRVTPIFVLATAGMRRLRAEAARRVLGDVESVVKEHSFLHRRSWIRVLSGKEEAYYGWVALNYKFGVLESSSRQPSLGLLDLGGSSLQVVAEGGIQVGEEHTVRSKIGPVGHDLAAYSLPAFGLNEAFDRTIVMLSHTEALRGSGGGLFEVRHPCLGSGFVQNYTCRGCLGVDSRASRDLEEEGLNNVFLVGEPDWKRCEIVARAAAINASSLEWSDQLNQSECHGLFSSGEVSRYHALSGFFAFHNVLNLSQRANLTMMSEAGQRLCSRQWSGGNNINAQNCFRVAYLTSLLANALCLSNVEIIFGPGDVSWTLGASLVEGDFPWHRAERSGDGKFTLKDTVGRPSTILVFILLSSLLVIVYFCQIKLPMPGRKNVGSRTPLPSYLCPKR; this is encoded by the exons ATGAAGCCGAAGTCGCCATCGAAATCGAAGATCCAAATCGCGGGGTTTTCCAATTCCAACAATCCCAGATTGAAGAAGCTCGCTGTTGTCTCCCTTTTGGTAATACTGATCTTAGGTTTAGTTAcggtatatttaatttttaaacatCGCGAGAAATCAAGCTCATTTTTCACTGTTGTATTGGACTGTGGAAGCACCGGATCCAGAGTGAATGTGTTTGAATGGATCGGAAATGGGAGTGGGAATTTACCTATTTTATTGCATAGTTATCCAGAAAATGTGAATGGGAGCAATGGCTGCCGATATCACTGCTTTCAAACTGAGCCTGGTTTGCACAATTTTGTTAATGATTCAATCGGGGTTAGGGCTTCTTTGGAGCCATTGATCAGATATGCAGAGCAATGGGTGCCTCTGGAGAGGCGTAGGGTGACGCCTATATTCGTTTTAGCTACTGCCGGAATGAGGAGGTTGAGGGCTGAGGCTGCACGTCGTGTTTTGGGTGATGTCGAGAGTGTAGTAAAAGAGCACAGCTTCTTGCATAGGAGGAGCTGGATCAGGGTGTTGAGTGGGAAGGAAGAAGCATATTATGGTTGGGTTGCTTTGAACTACAAATTTGGGGTTTTGGAGAGCTCATCAAGGCAACCCTCGTTGGGGCTTCTTGATTTAGGAGGCTCCTCGTTGCAGGTGGTGGCTGAAGGAGGCATTCAAGTGGGAGAAGAGCATACTGTTAGATCAAAGATTGGGCCAGTTGGGCATGATCTTGCAGCTTATTCATTACCAGCTTTTGGCCTGAATGAAGCTTTTGATAGGACAATTGTTATGCTTAGTCACACTGAGGCCCTCAGAGGAAGTGGTGGTGGCTTGTTTGAAGTGAGGCATCCATGTCTAGGTTCGGGTTTTGTCCAAAACTACACATGCCGTGGCTGCTTAGGTGTCGATTCTAGAGCCTCGAGGGATTTGGAAGAGGAAGGACTGAACAATGTGTTTCTTGTTGGAGAACCAGATTGGAAGCGGTGTGAGATAGTTGCAAGGGCAGCTGCTATTAACGCAAGCAGTTTGGAGTGGTCAGATCAGCTAAATCAATCAGAATGCCATGGCTTGTTTTCTTCTGGAGAGG TCTCAAGATATCATGCACTGTCTGGTTTTTTCGCTTTCCATAATGTCTTGAACTTGAGTCAGAGGGCAAACCTAACCATGATGTCGGAGGCGGGGCAGAGATTATGCTCCAGACAGTGGTCTGGTGGGAACAACATCAACGCACAGAACTGTTTCCGAGTTGCCTATCTGACATCGCTTTTGGCAAACGCCCTTTGTCTGAGCAATGTGGAAATCATATTCGGACCAGGAGATGTCTCTTGGACGCTAGGTGCTTCCCTAGTCGAAGGAGATTTCCCGTGGCATCGAGCAGAGAGGTCGGGAGATGGTAAGTTCACGCTAAAAGACACGGTAGGGAGACCTTCAACGATATTGGTTTTTATTTTACTGTCATCGCTTCTGGTTATTGTTTATTTCTGTCAAATCAAGCTTCCTATGCCAGGAAGGAAGAATGTTGGTTCTAGAACACCATTGCCCTCTTATTTGTGTCCTAAACGTTAG
- the LOC121781435 gene encoding fasciclin-like arabinogalactan protein 2, whose product MPSLLSHQYPLPTLKNILSLHVFADYFGSKKLHQITKGSTTTSTLFQASGEAAGTSGYINITDFKGGKVGFTPVDSDFDPPMATFLKSIHESPYNISVIQISNVLASPEAEAPVSAPTDLNLLSLLADVFTESVEAGLTEFSPSDAAIKSFSAAYKNLTAAGKNSLLLYHGIPEYNSLGMLRDEGVAGLEGGGGEGPGGVLEDDGGGGGDVVDDGDFVDVIGVDEVLDEEARLENGRLESVVVEMIGLAEEEEPVAELGGDDGGRAAAS is encoded by the exons ATGCCGTCCCTCCTCTCCCACCAATACCCCCTCCCCACCCTCAAAAACATCCTCTCACTCCATGTCTTCGCCGACTACTTTGGCTCCAAAAAACTCCACCAAATCACCAAgggctccaccaccacctccaccctcTTCCAAGCCTCCGGCGAGGCCGCCGGCACCTCCGGCTACATCAACATCACCGATTTCAAAGGCGGAAAGGTCGGATTTACCCCCGTTGACTCCGATTTTGACCCTCCCATGGCCACATTCCTCAAATCCATCCACGAATCGCCCTACAACATCTCTGTCATCCAGATCAGCAACGTCCTCGCCTCACCAGAGGCCGAGGCCCCCGTCTCCGCCCCCACTGATCTCAACCTCCTCTCTCTCCTCGCCGACGTCTTCACGGAGTCCGTCGAGGCCGGCCTCACCGAGTTCAGCCCCTCCGACGCCGCGATCAAGTCGTTCTCGGCGGCGTACAAAAACCTAACCGCCGCCGGGAAAAACTCGCTGCTGCTGTACCACGGCATACCGGAGTACAATTCGCTGGGGATGCTGCGG GATGAAGGCGTCGCCGGGCTGGAAGGCGGAGGAGGTGAAGGCCCTGGCGGTGTGCTGGAGGacgatggcggcggcggtggtgatgTTGTCGACGATGGAGACTTCGTCGACGTGATCGGCGTTGATGAGGTTTTGGATGAGGAGGCGCGTTTGGAGAATGGAAGGCTTGAGAGTGTTGTAGTAGAAATGATCGGGCTGGCGGAGGAAGAGGAGCCGGTGGCGGAGCTGGGCGGCGATGATGGAGGCAGGGCAGCAGCTTCGTAA
- the LOC121782208 gene encoding cytochrome b561 and DOMON domain-containing protein At2g04850-like, translating to MNMKKMMMMSMLLLLNILAKSASSSHCISRTSSKTFERCMTLPTQQASIAWTYRPHNATLEVGFFGSFISPSGWVGWGINPSSPEMTGTRALVAFPDPNSGQLVLLPYILDPTVKFQKSPLLSRPLDLHLLSSSAALYGGRMATIHSGATIEIYATIKLSPNKTKLHFTWNRGLYVQGYSPTIHPTNLNDLASTATIDILSGAAAKSSTHLKPLKISHGLLNAISWGFLLPLGAVTARYLRHFESVGPAWFYIHAGVQITGVFLGTVGFSIGVRLGEMSPGREYGLHRKLGFAAFVLGWLQTVALVFRPKTTHKFRKYWKSYHHFVGYASVVLGVVNCFQGFQVMGESGSYALLGYCLCLATLVGVCVALEVNSWVVFCRKAKEEKIKREGGLVW from the coding sequence ATGAatatgaagaagatgatgatgatgagtatGTTGCTGTTGTTGAATATTCTAGCAAAGAGTGCAAGCTCCTCCCATTGCATAAGTAGAACCTCATCCAAAACCTTCGAGCGTTGCATGACGCTCCCGACGCAGCAAGCCTCGATCGCGTGGACGTATCGCCCCCACAACGCGACCCTCGAGGTAGGCTTCTTCGGGAGCTTCATCTCCCCCTCGGGGTGGGTGGGGTGGGGGATAAACCCCAGCTCCCCCGAGATGACGGGGACTCGGGCCTTGGTGGCCTTCCCCGACCCCAACTCAGGGCAGCTCGTCCTCCTCCCCTACATCCTCGACCCCACCGTGAAATTCCAAAAAAGCCCCCTCCTCTCCCGCCCCCTCGACCTCCACCTCCTGTCCTCCTCGGCGGCCCTCTACGGTGGCCGCATGGCCACCATCCACAGCGGCGCCACCATCGAAATATACGCCACCATCAAACTCTCCCCAAACAAAACCAAACTCCACTTCACATGGAACCGCGGCCTCTACGTGCAAGGCTACTCCCCCACCATCCACCCCACCAACCTCAACGACCTCGCCTCCACCGCCACCATCGACATCCTCTCCGGGGCCGCCGCCAAATCCTCAACCCACCTCAAACCGCTCAAGATCAGCCACGGCCTCCTCAACGCAATATCGTGGGGGTTCCTCCTCCCGCTGGGCGCCGTCACGGCGCGCTACCTCCGCCACTTCGAGTCCGTGGGGCCAGCGTGGTTCTACATCCACGCGGGCGTCCAGATCACGGGCGTGTTCCTAGGGACGGTGGGGTTCTCGATAGGGGTGCGGCTCGGGGAGATGTCGCCCGGGAGGGAGTACGGGCTGCACCGGAAACTGGGGTTCGCGGCGTTCGTGCTCGGGTGGCTGCAGACGGTGGCGCTGGTGTTCAGGCCGAAGACGACGCATAAGTTTAGGAAGTACTGGAAGTCGTATCACCATTTTGTGGGGTATGCGAGCGTGGTGTTGGGAGTGGTGAACTGTTTTCAGGGGTTCCAGGTGATGGGGGAGAGCGGGTCGTATGCGCTGCTGGGATACTGTTTGTGTTTGGCGACGTTGGTTGGGGTTTGCGTAGCGTTGGAGGTCAATTCGTGGGTcgttttttgcaggaaggccaAGGAGGAGAAGATTAAGAGAGAGGGAGGGCTTGTTTGGTAA
- the LOC121782209 gene encoding plant UBX domain-containing protein 10-like produces the protein MSSSTRESARSIGEAVCNGLVRRMVSLPRNILGGFSRTMNQGIDMIGIVARRNQNFHSQQPSNLPFQDPFSHPAPLIQEEWAFLSTFEQQYGHTHPFFYACRLMEALKISREEHKLMFMYIHSPDHPFTPNFCRETLSSELVVQFLDANFISWGGISSRGEGLHMATSLQASSFPFCAIVAPAPGDNLAVVQQMEGPVSPAELVEILQRTLEEQGVAFGSGGRANLEEKMRADRRLKEEQDAAYLAALKIDQESERERQSKKKSSPKSISKQPNKAAENFSNTSKKGEETQILIRFPNGERREKSFLSSDQIEAIYRYIDSLGLTAVGNYRLISNFPRKVYGVDEMSMTLKDAGLNSKASLFLEML, from the exons ATGTCATCATCCACGAGGGAGAGTGCGAGATCCATCGGGGAGGCGGTGTGCAATGGCCTCGTTCGAAGAATGGTGAGCCTCCCTAGAAACATACTAGGAGGCTTCTCAAGAACCATGAACCAAGGAATTGACATGATAGGAATTGTAGCAAGAAGAAACCAAAACTTCCACTCTCAACAACCCTCAAACTTGCCGTTTCAGGATCCTTTCAGCCATCCAGCCCCTTTGATCCAAGAGGAGTGGGCATTCCTATCCACATTCGAGCAGCAATATGGCCACACGCACCCCTTCTTCTACGCGTGCCGCCTCATGGAAGCGCTTAAGATATCCCGGGAAGAGCACAAGTTGATGTTCATGTACATCCACTCACCAGACCATCCATTCACTCCCAACTTCTGCAGAGAGACACTTTCATCCGAGCTCGTGGTGCAGTTCCTTGATGCAAATTTCATTAGCTGGGGTGGGATATCGAGCAGGGGAGAAGGCCTGCATATGGCAACATCTTTGCAGGCCTCTAGCTTCCCATTCTGCGCCATTGTTGCCCCTGCTCCTGGTGATAATCTAGCGGTGGTGCAGCAG ATGGAAGGTCCAGTTTCACCTGCTGAATTAGTGGAAATCTTGCAGAGAACACTTGAGGAACAAGGGGTGGCGTTTGGTAGCGGGGGAAGGGCTAATCTGGAAGAAAAGATGCGAGCAGATCGCCGTTTGAAAGAGGAACAAGATGCTGCTTATTTAGCAGCTCTCAAAATAGATCAG GAGAGTGAAAGAGAAAGACAGTCCAAGAAGAAGTCAAGTCCGAAATCTATCAGCAAACAGCCTAACAAAGCTGCAGAAAATTTTTCAAACACAAGCAAAAAGGGTGAAGAAACTCAA ATTCTGATTCGTTTTCCAAATGGGGAGAGGAGGGAGAAGAGCTTCTTGTCAAGTGATCAGATTGAAGCCATTTACAGATATATTGATTCATTAGGCCTAACTGCAGTTGGAAATTATAGGCTGATATCCAACTTTCCAAGAAAAGTGTATGGTGTTGATGAAATGAGCATGACTCTCAAAGATGCAGGCCTCAATTCTAAAGCAAGCCTCTTTTTGGAGATGCTTTGA